A genome region from Cucumis sativus cultivar 9930 chromosome 4, Cucumber_9930_V3, whole genome shotgun sequence includes the following:
- the LOC101215620 gene encoding gamma-glutamyl peptidase 5 isoform X2, with translation MGMKRFALLLCAEDSEYVKMKYGGYFGVFVRMLGEEGEAWDRFRVAAGEFPADDQIADYDGFVISGSCNDAHGDDPWICRLIALLQRLASLNKRILGICFGHQILGRALGGKTGRGRSGWDIGITTVHVSSSYKLFSSLKIPTTLSVIECHRDEIYELPSKAEVIGRSDKYGIEMFKYGDHILGIQGHPEYTKDILLHLIDRLVLRKLITCSILGLG, from the exons ATGGGGATGAAGAGATTTGCGTTGCTTCTTTGCGCAGAAGATTCGGAATACGTTAAAATGAAATACGGAGGATACTTCGGAGTGTTCGTCAGAATGTTGGGCGAAGAAGGCGAGGCTTGGGATCGTTTCCGTGTGGCTGCCGGTGAGTTTCCTGCAGATGATCAGATAGCCGACTACGACGGATTTGTGATTTCGGGTAGCTGCAACGACGCTCACGGCGACGATCCTTGGATCTGCCGATTGATCGCTTTGTTGCAGAGATTGGCGTCCTTGAACAAGCGAATTCTCGGCATTTGCTTCGGCCATCAg ATACTGGGCCGAGCTTTGGGGGGAAAGACAGGGAGGGGTAGATCTGGATGGGACATTGGGATCACCACCGTACACGTTTCATCATCTTACAAACTCTTCTCATCGCTCAAAATACCCACCACCCTCTCCGTCATCGAATGCCATCGTGACGAG ATCTACGAACTTCCTTCAAAGGCTGAAGTGATTGGAAGGTCAGATAAATATGGCATAGAGATGTTCAAATATGGGGATCATATCCTAGGCATTCAAGGTCACCCTGAGTACACCAAGGACATTCTCCTACACCTAATCGATCGCCTTGTTCTACGAAAACTCATCACG